From a single Anabas testudineus chromosome 5, fAnaTes1.2, whole genome shotgun sequence genomic region:
- the znf362a gene encoding zinc finger protein 362a isoform X2 gives MAGVLSLTLFLGCQLDNLVLINKIKEQLMAEKIRPPHLPPASVPSQQPLLAAPSQAESGQHGVSKAHQMQVLHSHSPSLPDIALHARPASSSVTGRILGDVNLNLDDKAAIKARGLWEDWHLRQLMDHPSRTNHVSGVALASRTGNLNTSEVITPTTPTSSSQSRLGGAPTPHLISGLASSHGMEPGKNNGGLVGLLGPPPKEERGRKKIKAENGSSLLVVPYPILASGHDQSCVTITAKEGKTYRCKVCPLTFFSKSDMQIHSKTHTEAKAHKCPHCTKSFANASYLVQHLRIHLGVKPYRCSYCEKCFRQLSHLQQHTRIHTGDRPYKCAHPGCEKAFTQLSNLQSHQRQHNKDKPFKCSNCYRAYSDSASLQIHVSAHAIKNAKAYCCSMCGRAYTSETYLMKHMVKHTVVEHVVAHHSPQHRTESPALPIRISLI, from the exons ATGGCTGGTGTCTTGTCACTAACGCTGTTTCTTGGCTGTCAGCTGGATAACCTAGTCTTGATCAATAAAATCAAGGAGCAGCTGATGGCGGAGAAGATCAGACCACCACATCTACCCCCTGCCTCAGTCCCTTCCCAACAGCCCTTACTGGCTGCCCCCAGTCAGGCGGAAAGTGGCCAGCATGGGGTGTCCAAAGCCCATCAGATGCAGGTTCTCCACAGCCACAGCCCCTCTCTGCCTGATATTGCCCTGCACGCCCGCCCCGCCTCCAGCTCAGTCACAG GTCGTATTCTGGGGGATGTCAACTTGAATCTCGACGATAAGGCAGCTATAAAAGCAAGAGGATTATGGGAAGACTGGCATCTGCGTCAACTCATGGATCATCCCTCAAGGACAAACCACGTCTCAG GCGTGGCACTGGCATCCAGAACAGGTAACCTCAACACCTCAGAGGTCATTACGCCAACCACACCCACCTCAAGCAGCCAGAGTCGGCTGGGTGGAGCTCCCACCCCCCATCTCATCTCAGGGTTAGCCAGCAGCCACGGGATGGAGCCTGGGAAAAACAATGGTGGCCTCGTGGGCCTCCTGGGGCCTCCACCAAAGGAGGAACGAGGCCGTAAAAAGATTAAAGCTGAGAATGGGTCTTCACTTTTGGTGGTGCCCTACCCGATCCTAGCCTCAGGCCACGACCAGTCCTGTGTCACCATCACTGCCAAAGAGGGAAAAAcctacag GTGTAAAGTTTGTCCCCTGACCTTCTTCTCCAAGTCAGACATGCAGATTCACTCCAAAACGCACACAGAGGCGAAGGCTCACAAGTGTCCTCACTGCACAAAGTCCTTTGCGAATGCATCCTATCTGGTGCAGCACCTTCGCATACACCTTGGTGTCAAACCTTACCGCTGCTCCTACTGTGAGAAATGTTTTCGCCAGCTTTCCCACCTACAGCAGCACACCAG AATCCACACTGGTGATCGCCCATATAAATGTGCCCATCCGGGATGTGAAAAAGCTTTTACTCAACTTTCAAATCTCCAG TCTCACCAGAGGCAGCACAACAAAGACAAGCCCTTCAAATGTTCCAACTGTTACCGTGCCTATTCGGACTCTGCCTCGCTGCAGATTCACGTGTCTGCTCACGCCATCAAAAATGCAAAGGCCTATTGCTGCAGCATGTGCGGCAGAGCATACACCTCA GAGACATACCTTATGAAACATATGGTTAAACACACAGTGGTGGAACATGTAGTGGCCCATCACTCCCCTCAGCACAGGACAGAGTCCCCCGCCCTCCCTATACGGATCTCTCTCATCTGA
- the znf362a gene encoding zinc finger protein 362a isoform X3, translating into MAPQLQSVQQRHDDCCRKCHPPPPPLSSSSSRAIQTCKSKMAEPRFNNPYFWPPPTAMPGQLDNLVLINKIKEQLMAEKIRPPHLPPASVPSQQPLLAAPSQAESGQHGVSKAHQMQVLHSHSPSLPDIALHARPASSSVTGRILGDVNLNLDDKAAIKARGLWEDWHLRQLMDHPSRTNHVSGVALASRTGNLNTSEVITPTTPTSSSQSRLGGAPTPHLISGLASSHGMEPGKNNGGLVGLLGPPPKEERGRKKIKAENGSSLLVVPYPILASGHDQSCVTITAKEGKTYRCKVCPLTFFSKSDMQIHSKTHTEAKAHKCPHCTKSFANASYLVQHLRIHLGVKPYRCSYCEKCFRQLSHLQQHTRIHTGDRPYKCAHPGCEKAFTQLSNLQSHQRQHNKDKPFKCSNCYRAYSDSASLQIHVSAHAIKNAKAYCCSMCGRAYTSETYLMKHMVKHTVVEHVVAHHSPQHRTESPALPIRISLI; encoded by the exons GATGGCTGAACCTCGCTTTAACAACCCTTATTTTTGGCCTCCTCCTACTGCGATGCCCGGCCAG CTGGATAACCTAGTCTTGATCAATAAAATCAAGGAGCAGCTGATGGCGGAGAAGATCAGACCACCACATCTACCCCCTGCCTCAGTCCCTTCCCAACAGCCCTTACTGGCTGCCCCCAGTCAGGCGGAAAGTGGCCAGCATGGGGTGTCCAAAGCCCATCAGATGCAGGTTCTCCACAGCCACAGCCCCTCTCTGCCTGATATTGCCCTGCACGCCCGCCCCGCCTCCAGCTCAGTCACAG GTCGTATTCTGGGGGATGTCAACTTGAATCTCGACGATAAGGCAGCTATAAAAGCAAGAGGATTATGGGAAGACTGGCATCTGCGTCAACTCATGGATCATCCCTCAAGGACAAACCACGTCTCAG GCGTGGCACTGGCATCCAGAACAGGTAACCTCAACACCTCAGAGGTCATTACGCCAACCACACCCACCTCAAGCAGCCAGAGTCGGCTGGGTGGAGCTCCCACCCCCCATCTCATCTCAGGGTTAGCCAGCAGCCACGGGATGGAGCCTGGGAAAAACAATGGTGGCCTCGTGGGCCTCCTGGGGCCTCCACCAAAGGAGGAACGAGGCCGTAAAAAGATTAAAGCTGAGAATGGGTCTTCACTTTTGGTGGTGCCCTACCCGATCCTAGCCTCAGGCCACGACCAGTCCTGTGTCACCATCACTGCCAAAGAGGGAAAAAcctacag GTGTAAAGTTTGTCCCCTGACCTTCTTCTCCAAGTCAGACATGCAGATTCACTCCAAAACGCACACAGAGGCGAAGGCTCACAAGTGTCCTCACTGCACAAAGTCCTTTGCGAATGCATCCTATCTGGTGCAGCACCTTCGCATACACCTTGGTGTCAAACCTTACCGCTGCTCCTACTGTGAGAAATGTTTTCGCCAGCTTTCCCACCTACAGCAGCACACCAG AATCCACACTGGTGATCGCCCATATAAATGTGCCCATCCGGGATGTGAAAAAGCTTTTACTCAACTTTCAAATCTCCAG TCTCACCAGAGGCAGCACAACAAAGACAAGCCCTTCAAATGTTCCAACTGTTACCGTGCCTATTCGGACTCTGCCTCGCTGCAGATTCACGTGTCTGCTCACGCCATCAAAAATGCAAAGGCCTATTGCTGCAGCATGTGCGGCAGAGCATACACCTCA GAGACATACCTTATGAAACATATGGTTAAACACACAGTGGTGGAACATGTAGTGGCCCATCACTCCCCTCAGCACAGGACAGAGTCCCCCGCCCTCCCTATACGGATCTCTCTCATCTGA
- the znf362a gene encoding zinc finger protein 362a isoform X1 has translation MAEPRFNNPYFWPPPTAMPGQLDNLVLINKIKEQLMAEKIRPPHLPPASVPSQQPLLAAPSQAESGQHGVSKAHQMQVLHSHSPSLPDIALHARPASSSVTGRILGDVNLNLDDKAAIKARGLWEDWHLRQLMDHPSRTNHVSGVALASRTGNLNTSEVITPTTPTSSSQSRLGGAPTPHLISGLASSHGMEPGKNNGGLVGLLGPPPKEERGRKKIKAENGSSLLVVPYPILASGHDQSCVTITAKEGKTYRCKVCPLTFFSKSDMQIHSKTHTEAKAHKCPHCTKSFANASYLVQHLRIHLGVKPYRCSYCEKCFRQLSHLQQHTRIHTGDRPYKCAHPGCEKAFTQLSNLQSHQRQHNKDKPFKCSNCYRAYSDSASLQIHVSAHAIKNAKAYCCSMCGRAYTSETYLMKHMVKHTVVEHVVAHHSPQHRTESPALPIRISLI, from the exons ATGGCTGAACCTCGCTTTAACAACCCTTATTTTTGGCCTCCTCCTACTGCGATGCCCGGCCAG CTGGATAACCTAGTCTTGATCAATAAAATCAAGGAGCAGCTGATGGCGGAGAAGATCAGACCACCACATCTACCCCCTGCCTCAGTCCCTTCCCAACAGCCCTTACTGGCTGCCCCCAGTCAGGCGGAAAGTGGCCAGCATGGGGTGTCCAAAGCCCATCAGATGCAGGTTCTCCACAGCCACAGCCCCTCTCTGCCTGATATTGCCCTGCACGCCCGCCCCGCCTCCAGCTCAGTCACAG GTCGTATTCTGGGGGATGTCAACTTGAATCTCGACGATAAGGCAGCTATAAAAGCAAGAGGATTATGGGAAGACTGGCATCTGCGTCAACTCATGGATCATCCCTCAAGGACAAACCACGTCTCAG GCGTGGCACTGGCATCCAGAACAGGTAACCTCAACACCTCAGAGGTCATTACGCCAACCACACCCACCTCAAGCAGCCAGAGTCGGCTGGGTGGAGCTCCCACCCCCCATCTCATCTCAGGGTTAGCCAGCAGCCACGGGATGGAGCCTGGGAAAAACAATGGTGGCCTCGTGGGCCTCCTGGGGCCTCCACCAAAGGAGGAACGAGGCCGTAAAAAGATTAAAGCTGAGAATGGGTCTTCACTTTTGGTGGTGCCCTACCCGATCCTAGCCTCAGGCCACGACCAGTCCTGTGTCACCATCACTGCCAAAGAGGGAAAAAcctacag GTGTAAAGTTTGTCCCCTGACCTTCTTCTCCAAGTCAGACATGCAGATTCACTCCAAAACGCACACAGAGGCGAAGGCTCACAAGTGTCCTCACTGCACAAAGTCCTTTGCGAATGCATCCTATCTGGTGCAGCACCTTCGCATACACCTTGGTGTCAAACCTTACCGCTGCTCCTACTGTGAGAAATGTTTTCGCCAGCTTTCCCACCTACAGCAGCACACCAG AATCCACACTGGTGATCGCCCATATAAATGTGCCCATCCGGGATGTGAAAAAGCTTTTACTCAACTTTCAAATCTCCAG TCTCACCAGAGGCAGCACAACAAAGACAAGCCCTTCAAATGTTCCAACTGTTACCGTGCCTATTCGGACTCTGCCTCGCTGCAGATTCACGTGTCTGCTCACGCCATCAAAAATGCAAAGGCCTATTGCTGCAGCATGTGCGGCAGAGCATACACCTCA GAGACATACCTTATGAAACATATGGTTAAACACACAGTGGTGGAACATGTAGTGGCCCATCACTCCCCTCAGCACAGGACAGAGTCCCCCGCCCTCCCTATACGGATCTCTCTCATCTGA